A single region of the Pseudomonas mandelii genome encodes:
- a CDS encoding alpha/beta fold hydrolase, producing the protein MRAFIFLALLLFGLPSLAASRCDVNVPTQQADLAQVSLAYQSIGRASDPALLLVMGLGGQLIHWPDEVVVALCQQGFRVIRYDNRDVGLSTWRQTPADANLTFEVLRYKLGLPVAAPYTLTDMADDAFGLMDALKVEQFHVLGASMGGMIAQHMAAMAPQRVESLTLIMTSSGAEGLPAPSAALVQLLSRRSAPNREVALEQQADLLAALGSPTVSDDRQALLHQAALSYDRAFNPEGVKRQIMAILAERSRVALLNQLRVPTLVVHGTADPLLPVMHGVHLAAHIRGSQLKLIPGLAHRFQEAFKAPLLAAVLPYLQAHREDTSHWAQIDPVPTPNLL; encoded by the coding sequence ATGCGTGCATTCATTTTTCTGGCCTTGCTGTTGTTTGGCCTGCCGTCTTTGGCGGCGTCTCGTTGCGATGTCAATGTTCCCACCCAACAGGCCGATCTGGCGCAGGTGAGCCTGGCGTACCAGAGCATCGGCCGTGCGTCCGACCCGGCGTTGTTGCTGGTGATGGGCCTGGGCGGGCAGTTGATTCACTGGCCTGACGAGGTGGTGGTCGCGCTGTGTCAGCAGGGTTTTAGGGTGATTCGTTATGACAATCGCGACGTCGGCCTCTCGACCTGGCGGCAAACGCCCGCCGACGCCAACCTGACCTTCGAAGTGCTGCGCTACAAACTCGGTCTGCCGGTGGCGGCGCCGTACACCTTGACCGACATGGCGGACGACGCCTTTGGCCTGATGGATGCGTTGAAGGTTGAGCAGTTTCACGTCCTGGGCGCGAGCATGGGCGGGATGATTGCCCAGCACATGGCGGCGATGGCGCCGCAACGGGTCGAGAGCCTGACCCTGATCATGACCAGTTCCGGGGCCGAAGGCTTGCCGGCGCCGAGTGCGGCGTTGGTGCAGTTGTTGTCGCGGCGCAGCGCGCCGAATCGCGAAGTGGCGCTGGAACAGCAGGCCGATTTGCTGGCAGCGCTGGGCAGCCCGACCGTCAGTGATGATCGGCAAGCGTTGCTGCATCAGGCGGCGTTGTCCTATGACCGGGCGTTCAACCCGGAGGGCGTGAAGCGCCAGATCATGGCGATCCTCGCCGAGCGCAGTCGTGTGGCGCTGCTTAACCAGTTGCGCGTGCCGACGCTGGTGGTTCACGGCACAGCCGATCCGCTGTTGCCGGTGATGCATGGCGTGCACTTGGCGGCGCACATTCGTGGCAGTCAGTTGAAGCTGATTCCGGGGTTGGCGCATCGGTTCCAGGAGGCGTTCAAGGCGCCGTTGCTGGCGGCGGTTTTGCCGTATTTGCAGGCCCACCGCGAAGACACTTCGCATTGGGCACAGATCGATCCGGTGCCCACTCCGAACCTCCTGTAG
- a CDS encoding alpha/beta hydrolase has protein sequence MNPSFSRADEIDMGEGSAGFVLGNGEVAVLLIHGLTGTPTELRRVAMGLAKAGCTVYVPTLAGHCGDNADLQATGWHDWYESARNTFVGVRRKHEHVFVGGLSMGAVLAMYLAAEHPGQIKGLLLYSTTLRYDGWNMPWVAKLSSLVMSIPFGVHLCRFNEKSPFGIKDERLRAIVERQMKAGESANAGLLTMSGVSVRELHRLVAAVKKRMPQITTQALVLHSREDDITSRWNADYVERKLGGPVVKVLLDDCYHMITVDLQYRRVVELSADFIQHRFMQQVTAPQPMRQDYRQLA, from the coding sequence ATGAACCCCTCTTTTTCAAGGGCAGACGAGATCGACATGGGCGAAGGCAGCGCCGGTTTCGTTCTCGGCAACGGCGAGGTCGCGGTGTTGTTGATCCACGGCCTCACCGGCACGCCGACCGAATTGCGACGGGTCGCGATGGGCCTGGCCAAGGCCGGCTGCACGGTCTATGTGCCGACCCTGGCCGGCCACTGCGGGGACAACGCCGACCTGCAAGCCACCGGTTGGCACGACTGGTACGAGAGCGCGCGCAACACCTTCGTTGGTGTGCGACGCAAGCATGAGCATGTGTTCGTCGGTGGCTTGTCGATGGGCGCGGTGCTGGCGATGTACCTGGCGGCCGAGCATCCGGGGCAGATCAAAGGCTTGCTGCTGTATTCGACCACCCTGCGCTACGACGGCTGGAACATGCCTTGGGTCGCCAAACTGAGCAGCCTGGTGATGTCGATTCCGTTTGGCGTGCACCTGTGCCGCTTCAACGAAAAATCACCGTTCGGCATCAAGGACGAACGCTTGCGCGCCATTGTCGAACGGCAGATGAAGGCCGGTGAAAGCGCCAATGCCGGATTGCTGACCATGTCCGGCGTGAGTGTCCGGGAACTGCATCGATTGGTGGCCGCGGTGAAAAAGCGCATGCCGCAGATCACCACCCAGGCGCTGGTGCTGCACTCACGGGAAGACGACATCACCAGCCGCTGGAACGCCGACTATGTCGAACGCAAACTCGGCGGCCCGGTAGTGAAAGTCCTGCTCGACGATTGCTATCACATGATCACCGTCGACCTGCAATACCGCCGGGTCGTGGAGCTGAGTGCGGACTTCATCCAGCACCGGTTCATGCAACAAGTCACCGCCCCGCAACCCATGCGCCAGGACTATCGGCAACTGGCCTGA
- the metE gene encoding 5-methyltetrahydropteroyltriglutamate--homocysteine S-methyltransferase codes for MALAHTLGFPRIGADRELKKALESYWKGDLDQDALKSVGRQLRATHWQLQKDAGIDLLPVGDFAWYDQVLTHSLTFGVIPERFDSAKDARGLPTLDTLFAMARGATAACCGGEHTQAQYAQELTKWFDTNYHYLVPEFTADQQFKLSWEQLFDEVDEAKALGHNVKPVIIGPLTYLWLGKAKGNDFDKLDLLERLLPIYGEILGRLAAQGVEWVQIDEPILTLDLPQAWKNAFERAYHILQYSPLKKLVATYFSGLEDNLGLAVGLPVQGLHIDAVRAPDQLGQVLDRLPTYKILSVGLVNGRNVWRCELEQVLAQLQPAQERFGDNLWVSSSCSLLHSPVDLEREDKLDPELKSWLAFAVQKCGEIAVLRDALNDPQSPKVQAALAQSRVIQTSRAESPRIHKAHVQARINAISAADSQRHSPFAKRIEQQRARLKLPAFPTTTIGSFPQTGSIRLARQAFKQGKLSANDYTDAMHSEIRHAVQVQERLGLDVLVHGEAERNDMVEYFAEQLDGYLFTRFGWVQSYGSRCVKPAIIYGDLSRPNAMTVDWITYAQSLTDKVMKGMLTGPVTMLMWSFPREDVSRKIQAQQLALALRDEVVDLESAGIKIVQIDEAAFREGLPLRRAQWQEYLDWAVEAFRLSASGVRDETQIHTHMCYSEFNDVIESIAAMDADVITIETSRSDMELLEAFEAFDYPNDIGPGVYDIHSPRVPDTAEMVKLMSKAVKRIPAERLWVNPDCGLKTRAWPETEAALVNMVAAARQLRSQLA; via the coding sequence ATGGCTCTGGCCCACACACTTGGTTTTCCGCGCATCGGTGCTGACCGCGAACTGAAAAAAGCCCTCGAATCCTACTGGAAGGGCGACCTCGATCAGGACGCGCTGAAAAGCGTCGGCCGCCAACTGCGCGCCACCCACTGGCAGTTGCAGAAAGACGCCGGCATCGACCTGCTGCCCGTCGGCGACTTCGCCTGGTACGACCAGGTGCTGACCCATTCCCTGACCTTCGGCGTGATCCCCGAGCGTTTCGACAGCGCCAAGGATGCGCGCGGCCTGCCGACCCTCGACACCCTGTTCGCCATGGCCCGAGGCGCCACGGCGGCCTGCTGCGGTGGCGAACACACCCAGGCCCAATATGCCCAGGAGCTGACCAAGTGGTTCGACACCAACTACCACTACCTGGTCCCGGAATTCACAGCTGACCAACAGTTCAAACTGAGCTGGGAACAGTTGTTCGACGAGGTCGACGAAGCCAAGGCCCTCGGCCACAACGTCAAACCCGTCATCATCGGCCCGCTGACGTACCTGTGGCTGGGCAAGGCCAAAGGCAACGACTTCGACAAGCTCGACCTGCTCGAACGCCTGCTGCCGATCTACGGTGAAATCCTCGGCCGCCTCGCCGCCCAAGGCGTGGAATGGGTGCAGATCGACGAACCGATCCTGACCCTCGACCTGCCACAAGCCTGGAAAAACGCCTTCGAGCGCGCTTACCACATCCTTCAATACTCGCCGCTGAAAAAGCTCGTGGCGACCTACTTCAGTGGCCTGGAAGACAACCTCGGCCTGGCAGTCGGCCTGCCGGTGCAAGGCCTGCACATCGACGCGGTGCGGGCGCCGGATCAACTCGGTCAGGTGCTGGACCGTCTGCCGACCTACAAGATTCTTTCGGTGGGCCTGGTCAACGGTCGCAACGTCTGGCGTTGCGAACTGGAGCAAGTGCTCGCGCAACTGCAACCGGCGCAAGAGCGCTTTGGCGACAACCTATGGGTCAGCAGTTCCTGCTCGCTGCTGCACAGCCCGGTGGACCTGGAACGGGAAGACAAACTCGATCCTGAACTGAAAAGCTGGCTGGCCTTCGCCGTGCAGAAGTGCGGTGAAATCGCCGTACTGCGCGATGCCCTGAACGACCCGCAATCGCCCAAAGTACAAGCGGCTCTGGCCCAGAGCCGAGTGATTCAGACGAGCCGCGCCGAGTCGCCGCGTATCCATAAAGCCCACGTGCAGGCACGCATCAATGCGATCAGCGCAGCGGACAGCCAACGTCACTCGCCGTTCGCCAAGCGCATCGAGCAGCAACGCGCTCGGCTGAAACTGCCGGCATTCCCGACCACCACCATCGGCTCGTTTCCGCAGACCGGTTCGATCCGTCTGGCCCGCCAGGCGTTCAAGCAAGGCAAGCTGTCGGCCAACGATTACACCGACGCCATGCACAGCGAAATCCGTCACGCCGTGCAAGTCCAGGAACGCCTGGGCCTGGACGTGCTGGTGCACGGTGAAGCCGAGCGCAACGACATGGTCGAGTACTTCGCCGAGCAACTGGACGGCTACCTGTTCACCCGTTTCGGCTGGGTGCAGAGCTACGGTTCGCGCTGCGTCAAACCGGCGATCATCTACGGCGACCTGAGCCGTCCGAACGCCATGACCGTCGACTGGATCACCTATGCGCAAAGCCTGACCGACAAGGTCATGAAAGGCATGCTCACCGGTCCCGTGACCATGCTGATGTGGTCGTTCCCGCGCGAAGACGTCTCGCGCAAAATCCAGGCGCAGCAGTTGGCGTTGGCCCTGCGTGATGAAGTGGTCGATCTGGAAAGTGCCGGCATCAAGATCGTGCAGATCGACGAAGCCGCGTTCCGCGAAGGCTTGCCGCTGCGTCGGGCGCAATGGCAGGAATACCTGGACTGGGCGGTGGAAGCCTTCCGCTTGAGCGCTTCCGGCGTGCGGGACGAAACCCAGATCCACACCCACATGTGCTACAGCGAATTCAACGACGTGATCGAGTCCATCGCGGCGATGGATGCCGACGTGATCACCATCGAGACCTCGCGTTCGGACATGGAATTGCTGGAAGCCTTCGAAGCGTTCGACTACCCGAACGACATCGGGCCGGGCGTCTACGACATCCACTCGCCACGGGTGCCGGACACGGCCGAGATGGTCAAGTTGATGAGCAAAGCCGTGAAGCGCATTCCGGCCGAGCGGTTGTGGGTGAACCCGGATTGCGGGCTGAAGACCCGGGCGTGGCCGGAGACCGAGGCGGCGTTGGTCAATATGGTGGCGGCGGCAAGGCAGTTGCGCAGTCAGTTGGCTTAG
- a CDS encoding sensor histidine kinase: MIKNRPATARPFALSGWSLQRKLVLAFWLVSVIPTMIAAELAATTLSQIFDSNVRIWLQESTQIVEDEITEIRRDNARAAQLFLRYTRPPTDRLSSKHDKLTTDIADSMGIDVVALVRNSDHKVVFSTAADDIVRQISTESKALLQTLQVGGIPTGTVVSTFETDQDGVDYKLLIATYLDSSFLTSVADVHSLDLRLYLAKADDFSEIFSTQRFEDHPAAVPEKIEQTLRSTKQPIEQFTNRYSGIYRPILNESGELQGVIFSGLLRHTSLVGLVNQSNLFILIFLLSSAASLAVGWIVSQRLTKPLRGLSKGVQAVIAGDYRQRLAVTGGDELAELSSTFNHMSERLGELQHLESQLRRRDRLHALGEVAMGLAHEIRNPLGIIKTATQLLHRRADLPETDKRHLEYVVSEVSRINDLITDFLDFAKPSAPMRSTQAARPLVDDLVGFCAPELASHNIDVHIDDQAPGAPLHVDARQLKQAGLNLIVNAIDAMPDGGRLTVAISSESPYTVISISDTGQGIEPDMLERIFTPFVTTKASGTGLGLAKVFSIMEGHDGRIECVSEKDAGTTFTLYIPANGEDFDEGSDDT, translated from the coding sequence ATGATCAAAAACCGCCCCGCCACCGCCCGACCTTTCGCCCTCTCCGGATGGAGCCTGCAGCGCAAACTGGTGTTGGCGTTCTGGCTGGTCAGCGTGATTCCGACCATGATCGCCGCAGAACTGGCGGCCACCACCCTGTCGCAGATTTTCGACAGCAACGTGCGGATCTGGCTGCAGGAATCGACCCAGATCGTCGAGGACGAGATCACCGAGATCCGCCGGGATAACGCCCGGGCCGCGCAGTTGTTCCTGCGCTACACCCGCCCGCCGACGGACCGGTTATCGAGCAAACACGACAAACTGACCACCGACATCGCCGATTCCATGGGTATCGACGTGGTGGCGCTGGTGCGCAACAGCGATCACAAAGTGGTGTTCAGCACCGCCGCCGATGACATCGTCCGGCAGATCAGCACCGAGTCCAAGGCGTTGTTGCAGACCCTGCAAGTCGGCGGCATCCCCACCGGCACGGTGGTCTCGACCTTCGAGACCGATCAGGACGGCGTCGACTACAAACTGTTGATCGCCACCTACCTGGACAGCAGTTTCCTCACCAGCGTCGCCGATGTGCACTCCCTCGACCTGCGCCTGTACCTGGCCAAGGCCGATGACTTCTCGGAGATCTTTTCCACCCAGCGCTTCGAAGATCACCCGGCGGCGGTACCGGAAAAAATCGAACAGACCCTGCGCAGCACCAAGCAGCCGATCGAACAATTCACCAATCGCTACAGCGGCATCTACCGGCCGATCCTCAATGAAAGCGGTGAGCTGCAAGGCGTGATTTTCAGCGGTCTGCTGCGCCACACCAGCCTGGTCGGGCTGGTGAACCAGAGCAACCTGTTCATCCTGATTTTCCTGCTCAGCTCGGCGGCGTCCCTGGCGGTCGGCTGGATTGTTTCGCAACGCCTGACCAAGCCGTTGCGCGGGTTGTCCAAAGGCGTGCAAGCGGTGATTGCCGGGGATTACCGCCAACGCCTGGCGGTCACCGGCGGCGACGAACTGGCGGAATTGAGCAGCACCTTCAACCACATGAGCGAACGCCTCGGCGAGTTGCAGCACCTGGAATCGCAACTGCGCCGCCGCGACCGTCTGCATGCCCTGGGTGAAGTCGCCATGGGCCTGGCCCATGAAATCCGCAACCCGCTGGGCATCATCAAGACAGCCACGCAACTGCTGCACCGGCGCGCCGATTTGCCCGAGACCGACAAGCGTCACCTGGAATACGTGGTCAGCGAAGTCAGCCGCATCAACGACCTGATCACCGATTTCCTCGACTTCGCCAAGCCCAGCGCGCCGATGCGTTCGACCCAGGCGGCGCGGCCGCTGGTGGATGACCTGGTCGGCTTCTGCGCCCCGGAGCTGGCCAGCCATAACATCGATGTGCACATCGACGATCAGGCCCCCGGCGCGCCCCTTCATGTCGACGCGCGGCAACTCAAGCAGGCCGGCCTGAACCTGATCGTCAACGCCATCGACGCCATGCCCGACGGTGGACGGCTGACCGTGGCGATCAGCAGCGAATCGCCGTACACCGTAATCAGCATCAGCGACACCGGCCAGGGCATCGAACCGGATATGCTCGAACGGATCTTCACGCCGTTCGTCACCACCAAGGCTTCGGGTACCGGCCTGGGGCTGGCGAAGGTGTTCTCGATCATGGAAGGTCATGACGGGCGCATCGAATGCGTCAGTGAAAAAGATGCCGGGACCACCTTCACGCTGTACATTCCGGCCAACGGTGAAGACTTCGACGAGGGCAGCGATGACACATAA
- a CDS encoding sigma-54-dependent transcriptional regulator translates to MTHNVLVVDDEPKLCDLLASALGQNSIQVFTAGNGLHALKVLECEDIDLVISDWRMPGMDGPQLLAEIKSRFPQLPVIVMTAYSTVKNAVQSMRNGAFDYIAKPFDIDELDITVSKALQFRDILKDNQRMRAELDEHQQIDSLIGDSPSFRRVLHAIDSVRESNATILLTGESGTGKEMVARAIHKHGNRADKPFVAVNCAAIPEGLLESEMFGHRKGAFTGAVADRVGRFMQADKGTLFLDEIGEMPLALQAKILRALQERVIEPVGDPRERKVDVRVIAATNKNLLDAVANREFREDLYYRLNVFPIPLPALRERVEDIAPLARHFAHTLGATAGKRFTGFSAEALQAMAHYSWPGNIRELQNCVERATIVASGAVIEEEDLPAYLFASNAGTSGALVTEGSVPADLEAALAEVEKAYILAALAQSNGVQAAAAQLIGISERSFWYRLKKLGIHVDKIVR, encoded by the coding sequence ATGACACATAACGTACTGGTGGTGGACGACGAGCCCAAGCTCTGCGACTTGCTGGCATCGGCCCTGGGTCAGAACAGCATCCAGGTGTTCACCGCCGGCAACGGCTTGCACGCGCTCAAGGTGCTGGAGTGCGAGGACATTGACCTGGTGATCAGCGACTGGCGCATGCCCGGCATGGACGGCCCGCAGTTGCTGGCGGAAATCAAAAGCCGTTTTCCGCAGCTGCCGGTGATCGTCATGACCGCCTACAGCACGGTGAAAAACGCCGTGCAGTCGATGCGCAACGGCGCCTTCGACTACATCGCCAAGCCGTTCGACATCGACGAACTGGACATCACCGTCAGCAAGGCCCTGCAATTTCGCGACATCCTCAAAGACAACCAGCGCATGCGTGCCGAGCTCGATGAGCATCAGCAGATTGACAGCCTGATCGGCGACAGCCCGAGTTTTCGCCGGGTGCTGCACGCCATCGATTCCGTGCGCGAAAGCAACGCGACGATTCTGCTGACCGGCGAAAGCGGCACCGGCAAGGAAATGGTCGCCCGGGCGATACACAAACACGGTAACCGCGCTGACAAACCGTTTGTGGCGGTGAACTGTGCGGCGATCCCGGAAGGGTTGCTGGAAAGCGAAATGTTCGGTCACCGCAAAGGCGCGTTTACCGGCGCCGTGGCGGATCGCGTCGGGCGCTTCATGCAGGCTGACAAAGGCACGTTGTTCCTTGATGAAATCGGCGAAATGCCGCTGGCCTTGCAGGCGAAAATCCTCCGGGCCTTGCAGGAACGGGTGATCGAGCCGGTGGGCGATCCGCGCGAGCGCAAGGTCGATGTGCGGGTGATTGCCGCGACCAACAAGAACCTGCTGGACGCGGTGGCCAACAGGGAGTTTCGCGAGGACCTTTATTACCGCCTCAATGTGTTCCCGATTCCCTTGCCGGCCCTGCGCGAACGTGTGGAAGACATCGCGCCGCTGGCCAGGCATTTTGCCCACACCCTGGGCGCCACGGCAGGCAAGCGTTTTACCGGATTCAGCGCGGAAGCCTTGCAGGCCATGGCCCATTATTCGTGGCCAGGGAATATTCGTGAGCTGCAGAACTGCGTGGAACGAGCGACGATTGTCGCGTCGGGGGCGGTGATTGAAGAGGAAGATTTGCCGGCGTATCTGTTTGCCTCAAATGCCGGCACCAGCGGTGCGCTGGTCACCGAAGGCAGCGTGCCGGCGGATCTGGAAGCGGCGTTGGCGGAGGTCGAGAAGGCTTACATTCTGGCGGCGCTGGCGCAGAGCAATGGTGTACAGGCTGCGGCGGCGCAGTTGATCGGGATCTCCGAGCGCAGCTTCTGGTATCGCCTGAAGAAACTGGGCATCCACGTCGACAAAATCGTCAGGTAA
- a CDS encoding GNAT family N-acetyltransferase gives MITALAYSTIEAIDRSAWNACFPGELEDWDYYRAVEQAGIADFRWRYLALYEDEVLVAAAVAFTTAYSLDTTVQGPGKRVTEQLRRWWPGLLDVRLYALGSPVAEQCHVGTARQIDPARRPALLEQLLILARNDADQAGIGLLAVKDASHRDPQWLQVCQAAGLQSMPGLPSAELPIRFGSVDAYLGTLGKSTRKDLRRTLRAQGPRIEWRRAVEDLLPHMMALYEATLSRSDLTFERLPSDYFRQVLEYLDERAACVLYWVGDELVAFNLVLLDEQRLVDKFFAHDLTRTREHNLYVRSWLANVDYCIEHGIPIYACGQAGYASKLRLGCSFTGNTVFFRHRNRVLDGLLRLVKMFIRPDRSDPAMAAALSETS, from the coding sequence GTGATCACTGCCCTTGCCTATTCAACCATCGAAGCCATCGACCGCAGTGCCTGGAATGCCTGTTTCCCCGGCGAACTGGAGGACTGGGATTATTACCGGGCCGTTGAACAGGCAGGCATTGCGGATTTCCGGTGGCGCTATCTGGCGCTGTACGAAGACGAGGTGTTGGTCGCGGCGGCAGTGGCATTCACCACCGCGTATTCGCTGGACACCACGGTTCAGGGACCGGGTAAACGCGTCACCGAGCAGTTGCGCCGCTGGTGGCCGGGGCTGTTGGACGTCCGCTTGTACGCCCTCGGTTCGCCGGTGGCCGAGCAATGCCATGTGGGGACCGCACGCCAGATCGACCCCGCACGGCGTCCGGCCTTGCTTGAGCAATTGTTAATCCTGGCGCGCAACGACGCCGACCAGGCCGGAATCGGTCTGCTGGCGGTCAAGGACGCGTCCCATCGCGATCCACAGTGGTTGCAGGTGTGCCAGGCGGCCGGTCTGCAAAGCATGCCCGGCCTGCCCAGCGCCGAACTGCCGATCCGTTTTGGCTCCGTGGACGCTTACCTCGGCACGCTCGGCAAATCCACCCGTAAAGACCTGCGCCGCACGTTGCGCGCGCAAGGTCCGCGCATCGAATGGCGGCGCGCTGTGGAAGACCTGCTCCCACACATGATGGCGCTTTACGAAGCCACCCTTTCACGCAGCGACCTGACCTTTGAACGCTTGCCATCGGACTACTTCCGCCAAGTCCTCGAATACCTCGATGAACGCGCCGCGTGCGTGCTGTACTGGGTCGGCGATGAGCTGGTAGCGTTCAACCTCGTGCTGCTGGACGAGCAACGCCTGGTCGACAAATTCTTCGCCCATGACCTGACCCGGACCCGCGAGCACAATCTGTACGTGCGCAGCTGGCTGGCCAATGTCGACTACTGTATTGAACACGGCATCCCGATCTATGCGTGCGGTCAGGCCGGCTATGCCAGTAAGCTGCGCCTGGGTTGCTCGTTCACCGGCAACACCGTGTTTTTCCGCCATCGCAACCGAGTGCTCGACGGTCTGTTGCGACTGGTGAAAATGTTCATTCGACCGGACCGCTCCGACCCTGCCATGGCTGCTGCATTAAGCGAAACTTCATGA
- a CDS encoding DUF6124 family protein: MFKITPNPPESDDVSPYETPDSKKLNEAADRALDFYLKPVIPKDTPRKPSTIYIIAPDIDQETLLANACESLASASVMLSDFAGLLEGPQRNTVLGIQQSVMLGELAVNRMLDNFVPPSAAT, translated from the coding sequence ATGTTCAAGATCACACCAAATCCCCCGGAATCCGACGACGTTTCCCCCTACGAAACCCCGGACTCCAAAAAACTCAACGAAGCCGCCGACCGCGCCCTCGATTTCTACCTCAAACCGGTCATTCCCAAAGACACCCCACGCAAACCCAGCACCATCTACATCATCGCCCCCGACATCGATCAAGAAACCCTGCTGGCCAACGCCTGCGAATCCCTGGCGTCAGCGAGCGTGATGCTGAGTGATTTCGCCGGGTTGCTGGAAGGCCCGCAGCGCAACACTGTGCTCGGCATTCAGCAGTCCGTCATGCTGGGTGAACTGGCGGTGAACCGGATGCTGGATAACTTCGTTCCACCAAGCGCCGCGACCTGA
- a CDS encoding DsbA family oxidoreductase, whose protein sequence is MSTPLKIDFVSDVSCPWCVVGLYGLTRALDLLGDEVQAEIRFQPFELNPKMGPEGQNITEHITEKYGSTPEQSQKNREMIRARGAEVGFAFRTDGNSRIYNTFDAHRLLFWAGLEGLQFNLKEALFKAYFTEGGNPSDHKQLALMAESVGLDRQRAEAILASDEFATEVLKEEKLWLARGVSSVPTVVFNGQYAVTGGQPVETFVGAIRQIMSESKGGTVS, encoded by the coding sequence ATGAGTACCCCCCTGAAAATCGATTTCGTCAGCGACGTGTCCTGCCCATGGTGCGTGGTCGGTCTGTATGGCCTGACCCGGGCCCTGGATTTGCTGGGCGATGAGGTCCAGGCCGAGATCCGTTTCCAGCCGTTCGAACTGAACCCGAAAATGGGGCCGGAAGGGCAGAACATCACCGAACACATCACTGAAAAGTACGGCTCGACCCCGGAGCAGTCGCAGAAGAATCGCGAGATGATCCGCGCCCGTGGGGCCGAGGTCGGGTTCGCGTTTCGCACTGATGGCAACAGCCGCATCTACAACACCTTTGATGCGCATCGGTTGTTGTTTTGGGCGGGGTTGGAAGGGTTGCAGTTCAATCTGAAGGAAGCGCTGTTCAAGGCTTATTTCACTGAGGGCGGCAATCCGTCGGATCACAAGCAGTTGGCGCTGATGGCTGAAAGCGTGGGGCTGGATCGGCAGCGGGCGGAGGCGATTCTGGCGTCCGATGAATTCGCCACAGAGGTGCTCAAAGAAGAGAAGTTGTGGCTGGCGCGCGGGGTGAGTTCGGTGCCGACGGTGGTGTTCAACGGGCAGTACGCGGTGACGGGCGGGCAGCCGGTCGAGACCTTTGTCGGGGCGATTCGGCAGATCATGAGTGAATCGAAGGGCGGGACCGTGAGCTAA